The DNA segment CTAACATGTACACGGAGAACGAAATTATCGCCAAGTACGAAATCATGGACGGGTCGCCGGTGAAGGGTGAAAGCATACCGATCCGGGTGTTTCTCGCCGGGTACGACCTCACCGTGACGATGCGCGAGATTAACAAGAAGTTCTCGGTCCGCTACTTCCTCAATCTGGTGCTAATTGACACCGAAGACCGGCGGTACTTCAAACAGCAGGAAATCACGCTCTGGCGCAAGGCGGAAAAGACGCGCAAATCGCTCACGCCGTCGCAGGCGGCCGCCATTGCCGCGGCCCAGGGCGGTGCGGCCGGGCTGATGCCGGGCCAGCTGGTGGCAGCGACGGGCTCGAGCAATAACCCGCACATACCTCACCATCTCGTCGGGCAGGGTACGATGAGCTCGCTCGCCTCGAAGGAGCTGCCGTCCGGCGTGGGGGGCACCGGTGCGGCCGGTGCTGGCGGACTGCTCGGGGACGGTAGTGCCGATGAGGACAGTGTCGGCGGGCTGAAGCGTTCGGACGATTCCAATCCAATTATGGGACTGTTTACGGAGGACAATTCACAGGCGGGTATGTACGGTTTTTGGCGCATGCTGACTGCTTGTATGAGGGTGTGATTGCTTATTTTggcttgtcttttttttgttgttggtagaTTTACGACCTAAACCGGCGGTGCGACAGCGTAGCGACGATGCGCAGCAAGACAACAGCTCTCGCTCGGTAAACAGCAACTTGAAGCTGGGTGAAATGCCCCTACACGTCGAACCGGATGAAGATTCGCtgcccgagcagcagcagcagcagacccAGCCGACCCAGCAGCCCCAGTCGGCACAGCAGCATCTGCACCGGGAGGCCGGCGATGGTGCCGCCTCGATATCGCAAACGACGGACGAGGAAACGTCCTCCCTGTTCGATGCGAACGATTTGAGTTTCAAtgcggccagcagcagcaacccgtCGGCGAACGTAGCCGCCGCCCCAGCGACGATCGTGGCTGATCCGACCTCCTCGCCGACGGTGAGCAGCTCGATAACGAAACCAATGGCGGGCGAGGAAGCGGCCGACGATGAAACCGGAGTCTCGGCAAGCAGCAGGGAcaccgaacagcagcagcagcagcagcagcaggacgaAGAGACTGCGCCCATGCCAGAGGTGACGAGTACGGAGGTCAAtgcaagcaacagcagcagcaccaccaccactacgacAAGTCCGATGCCGCCTACGGCGACAGCAGCCACGGCAGTGTCGAGCTCTGCTTCATCACCGCCCCCATTGGCGGCGAAACCGGCCAAACCTCGAAAGCCAGTGCTCGAATAAGCGGCAGGAAATGCGCCATTTATAATACGCCAATTTGCTCTTGAATCCTCTGGTCTGCGCTGGTCCATACGTCCATGTTGCCCGCCGTTTTGGTGGTTATGAGGGGAAAGTAAGAAGCAATGGAGTTACATGTTAAAGGAAGGAAGAGAGCGAAAGCTAGCTGATACTACACACGAGCACCAATTGCAGGCACCAGGAGCACACGGGAGCGTTTGTGGAGGTGTGCAGGATAAAAGTGATGAATCGGACGTAAAGCGAACGCGCGAtagcatatatatatatatatataacgaAATGTTTCTTATTTTCTGTTATATAGGAAACAAATTATCCCTTACTAAGAGTTGGGCAAGTTGAAAGCACGCACCCTTGGGTGAAAAAGAAATGTGCAACAATGCAGTTGCATACTCAGCGGTTCGataggaaagagagaagaaggaTTTTAAAATCAATGGCACACGATCGTTGTAGGGAACGGTGGGAAGCGCAAATCGCATGGCTGGCTGGGATGAATGAGCATACacttttggttttggttgctGTATGACAAAATCCACCCGTCCGAGGTGGTTTGAGCGAAATTTCATCGACAATTTCGATgaggcaagcagcagcaggctggGAAAGACACTTCAGTGCGAAATGATCGTTGCCCACTCGGTTCGGTTCACTCacagttcacacacacacaaccctaTCAAATTTATCGATGGTTTACGGTTTTGAAAACATTGCAGATCAGCTGGACAGGGGTTGCTGCTTTTTATTTAGTCAATTTTTGGCTGTACACGGGCACGAAATCGAATTTGTGAAAAAACGTCGCGAAATGTAGGTGTAAAGAGCTCTAGTAGCCGTACGCAGTGTTATATCAGTTGCGTGCGGTGGAAACGGAACGTTAATAATTACTTTGTAAGCTTTGCTAAACTAGGTTTTAAGGTATCACCCATCCTATCCCATCCCTTTGTGTCTGGCAGGTTATTATATCCAAATTTGCCCCAGGCCCCTTTTGATTTAGTAAGGTATATTACATAGTGGCAAATTATTCCTGTTGTATTTTCGACActgttttcttctctcccttttttgcGTACTACACTACTCTAAGAAGGAACGGGGGCGAATGGGTCGTTGCGCACGCTGGCTCCGTAGCTCCTGTAACGgactgttgaaaaaaaaaaaacaaaacaaaaacgttgTTACTACATTTAAGCTAGATGTGAGGATGATTGATTGCAAAACAGATCGTGTGTGCTAATGTGCGGGATGGCAAAAGGcacatgcaaaaaaataacacatgcTCCTAACACGTATATGAATGAGACAGCAGTAGATACAGGTCTTCTGCTGCAAAGGCGGAATGAAGaaaatcgattaaaaattaacaAGCGGGATAATGTAAGCACTTGCACACGTGGTTATGTATGCCGTATTATGAACACAACTGAAACTGATTTAACAACAATTTAGGCAAACCTAGACAGAGGAGGGAGTGataacaaacagcaacaacaaaaactataagaagtatatatatattgaaaataaacatGCTAAGTATATGAAATCAGAAAGCAAAGTAATTTGAGTGCTACTTTCCTTTCAATTTTACCGTTTATGCAATTTTAGAACACACGATGAAGCGAACCCTGCAGAAGCTGGTTTGAAGTACTGCACCCGGTGTGCTAAACGCAACCTGAAAGGCCGTAAAAATGACATGATCGGATGTAAACAATAACATCGCCGGATCGCGTTGCACTCCGTTGCCGGTTTTTCTGCTTTGCTGCAcgtaaagaagaaaaacgagtGAATTGTGGGAAGCTGCCGACAATATGGTATCCTTAAAAACGCTCACCAAAACCGCTACGTACATAGCGATCGGTGGGATTACTTGTGCGATGATAATGAAGGTGAAGCTGGAGGACAAAATACGCAGCCAGCCGTACTACAAAGAATCGCTCAAACTGCTCCGAGCTCATCCGGGTATGATGGCAGTGGTTGGGAACGGTTCCCGGGTGGTTTATCATTCAAATTCCTCCCCTTCCCCATTCCGTAGGTGCGGTACAACTGCTCGGCGAGCCGATCAAGGATCTAAGCTTCGATTACGGAGAGGAAAGCAGAAAGTTCGGCGGCGGCAGAATCGATAGCTTTGCTGTACCGGTGAGGGGACCAAAAACCCGCGGCAAGTACTACTTCTGGGCGGAAATGCAGGACGAACGGTGGGTGATAAGGCGGGCAGAGCTGGAGCTGAAAAACGAACCGGACCGGCGGTTGTTGATAAGGGCGGAAGAGAGTCAAGCCAAGGAGTAGGGTTCGTTCGTTAAGGTAGTTTCGTAAGTAGAGAAAGCATTCAATCGTTGTTGTTAGTAGAGCTAATAAATAGTAGAAACCGATATCACTAAATAACGAACCATAACGAGCAACATCGTATGAAGTGGACgtgggtttgtgtgtctgtgtgcggaggatgttgtggttgtgttgtatgcggtttttgtatgaattttatttaatttatataatatttttgtaatagtaatatacaattatttttattacttttcccCCCGCTCCCCTTATTCATTGCAACAATCCACATACGTACGGCGTCCGCTCTTCCTCTACCACACTGTCCCGGGGGGAGGCTGTCCTTTCCATGTCCTGTTGaccattgttttttgttgtaactGTGAGTGTTAGTGCGGCAGCGTTATTATAGTGCTTTTTGCATTCGTTTTTATTGGCTTTTAGTAGTATTTACCCCTCCTCTTCTTCTACTCTCCTTTGATTCTGTATCACCTCTATAATTGCACCTACTTTACTACTGCATTACTTCCTCTAGCATTTTTCGATTCGATGAAACtgttttctgttctgttttctgCTCTTCTACTttcatttgaatttgtttAGTATAAATAACACATAATTGCTGCCCTTAATCTCGTACTCTCAATGTTAACCACTTTCGTTCACGTTCACTCTCTTTTGTCTACTAAAACACGACAAGttcatacacaaacacacatttccaGCAGTTTTCAGATTTTTCCTCACTTTTTGGCCACCTTTTCCACCATCACTACCACGTGCTCTGCGGGCAAACGATAGCAGCGCCAACGAAAATggtaaatcaaatcaaaaacacTCTAAACGGTGGTATCTTTAGCTCATTTACATGTATGTATTCTTCCGTTTTAAATGcatttagtaaaaaaaaacaaccccaaagCACATCTCTCCTCTTACTCAGGCGTTCCATCAGGTTGAGAAGTGCTGCTGGTCTGTGTGGCACTATTTGTTTTGCatcgaaaacaaaactcactCACGAAAGCATGTATTTGTATTGTAACTCTTGAGATTAAATTATAAGCAaggtgtatgtttgttttttatcagCTTAGTCAAAATTGCAAGGGAaatg comes from the Anopheles coluzzii chromosome 2, AcolN3, whole genome shotgun sequence genome and includes:
- the LOC120961664 gene encoding uncharacterized protein LOC120961664, encoding MNFLRFGQSADIDVVFDGAENRQQAEIKTEDGKKDKYLLYYDGETVGGKVNITLKKPGSKLEHQGIKIELIGQIELYYDRGNHHDFLSLVRELARPGDLIQNTSYPFEFANVEKPYEVYVGSNVRLRYFLRVTIVRRLSDIVREVDIAVHTLSSYPDTNSPIKMEVGIEDCLHIEFEYNKSKYHLKDVIVGKIYFLLVRIKIKHMEIAIIKREQTGSGPNMYTENEIIAKYEIMDGSPVKGESIPIRVFLAGYDLTVTMREINKKFSVRYFLNLVLIDTEDRRYFKQQEITLWRKAEKTRKSLTPSQAAAIAAAQGGAAGLMPGQLVAATGSSNNPHIPHHLVGQGTMSSLASKELPSGVGGTGAAGAGGLLGDGSADEDSVGGLKRSDDSNPIMGLFTEDNSQADLRPKPAVRQRSDDAQQDNSSRSVNSNLKLGEMPLHVEPDEDSLPEQQQQQTQPTQQPQSAQQHLHREAGDGAASISQTTDEETSSLFDANDLSFNAASSSNPSANVAAAPATIVADPTSSPTVSSSITKPMAGEEAADDETGVSASSRDTEQQQQQQQQDEETAPMPEVTSTEVNASNSSSTTTTTTSPMPPTATAATAVSSSASSPPPLAAKPAKPRKPVLE
- the LOC120961666 gene encoding uncharacterized protein LOC120961666 produces the protein MVSLKTLTKTATYIAIGGITCAMIMKVKLEDKIRSQPYYKESLKLLRAHPGAVQLLGEPIKDLSFDYGEESRKFGGGRIDSFAVPVRGPKTRGKYYFWAEMQDERWVIRRAELELKNEPDRRLLIRAEESQAKE